In Methylobacterium aquaticum, the following are encoded in one genomic region:
- a CDS encoding MMPL family transporter, whose amino-acid sequence MIERLVAFSVHRRWLVLVAALLLTVASAVTAAHLFRINTDVERLITSDVPWRQDEIQFEKIFPQRSSLLVMVVDGQTPEQAEEAATRLTQALSTHKDLLPIVYRPDGGPFFEKNGLLLMPQKELDQTTERLIQQQGLLGPLAADPSLRGIMQAMVMGAQGVKAGQAKPEDLVGPMGQMKEVFDRVLKGERAQLSWQLLLAGGKAEPSDLRRFVIAQPVLDYDALQPGEKASQLIRETARSLGLTEANGVRVRLTGQVAVADDEFATLADDAALNYSVTGGAIVLFLWLALRSGSLVVAVLVTTFAGLIVTAALGLLMVGELNPISVAFAALFVGLGIDFGIQFAVRYRADRFSEGDLERAIRSAARGVGWSLTLAAVSLLAGFFSFLPTDFRGVSELGLIAGVGMIVAYLFSLTMLPALIAVLRPPGEKQEVGTASMASVDHWILEHRKLVLVLTGVVTVAGLPLLYWLPFDSNPMHLRSAKVESVATYLDLAKDPKTSPNSIDVVVPNRDAIDPMVKKLTALPGVAGVIDINTFVPADQDQKLATIEDAAQVLGPVLNPPRVAPPPTDREVVTAIRNAVTALRGIAQGSKDQGAAASGPLATIQGFTDTLDRLANAEPPVREAAAAAVVPNLKVLLTRLRGLLAPEKVTLENLPKQIRSEWIAADGKARIEVQPKGNSNDNLVQRRFAKEVLTVAPHATGAPVATTLSSHTILGAFIEAGLLALLSIFIILSVALRRPWDVAMALGPLVLATLWTLEALYLIGMPLNFANIIALPLMLAVGVAFHIYYVIAWRAGVADMLASSLTRAIFFSALTTGTAFGSLVLSSHPGTASMGKLLALSLFFTLVAAFFIVPAFLGPPPKQKAKDGVPENAARKDPLIPA is encoded by the coding sequence GTGATCGAACGGCTCGTGGCGTTTTCCGTACACCGGCGCTGGCTCGTCCTCGTGGCCGCGCTGCTGCTCACCGTCGCGAGCGCCGTCACGGCGGCGCATCTCTTCCGCATCAACACCGACGTCGAGCGCCTGATCACCTCGGACGTGCCGTGGCGCCAGGACGAGATCCAGTTCGAGAAGATCTTTCCGCAGCGCAGCAGCCTGCTCGTCATGGTGGTCGACGGGCAGACGCCGGAACAGGCCGAGGAGGCGGCGACCCGCCTGACCCAGGCCCTCTCGACCCACAAGGACCTGCTACCGATCGTCTACCGGCCCGATGGCGGGCCGTTCTTCGAGAAGAACGGCCTCCTGCTGATGCCCCAGAAGGAATTGGACCAGACCACGGAGCGGCTGATCCAGCAGCAGGGCCTGCTCGGGCCGCTCGCCGCCGACCCGTCCCTGCGCGGCATCATGCAGGCCATGGTGATGGGCGCCCAGGGGGTGAAGGCCGGCCAGGCCAAGCCCGAGGATCTCGTCGGCCCGATGGGCCAGATGAAGGAGGTCTTCGACCGGGTGCTCAAGGGCGAGCGGGCCCAGCTTTCCTGGCAGTTGCTGCTCGCCGGCGGCAAGGCGGAGCCGAGCGACCTGCGCCGCTTCGTCATCGCACAGCCGGTGCTCGACTACGACGCCCTCCAGCCCGGCGAGAAGGCGAGCCAGCTCATCCGCGAGACCGCCCGCAGCCTCGGCCTGACCGAGGCCAACGGGGTGCGGGTGCGCCTCACCGGTCAGGTCGCGGTGGCGGACGACGAGTTCGCGACGCTGGCCGACGACGCGGCGCTGAACTACTCGGTCACCGGCGGCGCCATCGTGCTGTTCCTGTGGCTGGCGCTCCGCTCGGGCAGCCTCGTCGTCGCGGTGCTCGTCACCACCTTCGCCGGCCTCATCGTCACGGCGGCGCTCGGCCTCCTGATGGTCGGCGAATTGAACCCGATCTCGGTCGCCTTCGCGGCCCTGTTCGTCGGTCTCGGCATCGATTTCGGCATCCAGTTCGCCGTGCGCTACCGCGCCGACCGCTTCTCCGAGGGCGATCTCGAACGGGCGATCCGCTCGGCCGCCCGCGGCGTCGGCTGGTCGCTGACGCTGGCCGCGGTGTCGCTGCTCGCCGGCTTCTTCTCGTTCCTGCCGACCGACTTCCGCGGGGTGTCGGAGCTCGGCCTGATCGCCGGCGTCGGCATGATCGTCGCCTACCTGTTCTCCCTCACCATGCTGCCGGCGCTGATCGCCGTGCTGCGGCCGCCGGGCGAGAAGCAGGAGGTCGGCACCGCCAGCATGGCCTCGGTCGATCACTGGATCCTCGAGCACCGCAAGCTGGTCCTGGTGCTCACCGGCGTCGTCACGGTGGCGGGCCTGCCCCTGCTCTACTGGCTGCCCTTCGATTCGAACCCGATGCACCTGCGCAGCGCGAAGGTGGAATCGGTCGCGACCTATCTCGACCTCGCCAAGGACCCGAAGACCAGCCCGAACTCGATCGACGTGGTGGTGCCCAACCGCGACGCCATCGACCCGATGGTCAAGAAGCTGACGGCCCTGCCGGGGGTCGCCGGGGTCATCGACATCAACACCTTCGTGCCCGCCGACCAGGACCAGAAGCTCGCGACGATCGAGGACGCCGCGCAGGTGCTCGGGCCCGTCCTCAACCCGCCCCGCGTCGCTCCCCCGCCGACCGACCGCGAGGTGGTGACGGCGATCCGCAACGCGGTCACGGCGTTGCGCGGCATCGCGCAAGGGTCGAAGGACCAGGGAGCGGCCGCCTCCGGCCCGCTCGCCACCATCCAGGGCTTCACCGACACCCTCGACCGCCTGGCCAATGCCGAGCCCCCCGTGCGCGAGGCCGCCGCCGCCGCGGTGGTGCCGAACCTGAAGGTCCTGCTCACCCGCCTGCGCGGCCTGCTCGCGCCGGAGAAGGTCACGCTCGAGAACCTGCCCAAGCAGATCCGCTCGGAGTGGATCGCCGCCGACGGCAAGGCCCGGATCGAGGTGCAGCCGAAGGGCAACTCGAACGACAACCTGGTGCAGCGCCGCTTCGCCAAGGAAGTCCTGACCGTCGCCCCCCACGCCACCGGCGCGCCGGTCGCCACCACCCTGTCGAGCCACACCATCCTCGGCGCCTTCATCGAGGCGGGCCTGCTGGCGCTGCTCTCGATCTTCATCATCCTGTCGGTGGCCCTGCGCCGCCCCTGGGACGTCGCCATGGCGCTCGGGCCGCTGGTGCTCGCCACGCTGTGGACGCTGGAGGCGCTCTACCTCATCGGCATGCCGCTGAACTTCGCCAACATCATCGCGCTGCCCTTGATGCTGGCGGTGGGCGTGGCCTTCCACATCTACTACGTGATCGCCTGGCGGGCCGGCGTCGCCGACATGCTGGCCTCGAGCCTGACCCGGGCGATCTTCTTCTCGGCGCTCACCACCGGCACCGCCTTCGGCTCGCTGGTCCTGTCGAGCCATCCGGGCACCGCCAGCATGGGCAAGCTCCTCGCCCTGTCGCTGTTCTTCACCCTGGTGGCCGCCTTCTTCATCGTCCCGGCCTTCCTCGGCCCGCCGCCTAAGCAGAAGGCGAAGGACGGGGTGCCGGAGAATGCGGCGCGAAAGGACCCGTTGATCCCGGCCTGA
- a CDS encoding SulP family inorganic anion transporter has product MNLVRLRREWAPDVTREILAGTVVALALIPEAIAFSIIAGVDPKVGLYASFCIAVVTAIAGGRPAMISAATGAMALVMTTLVKDHGLGYLFAATILTGLIQLAAGAFKLGNLMRFVSRSVVTGFVNALAILIFMAQMPELIGRGPVVYAMTAAGLALIYGLPYLTKAVPSALVTIVLFTALSMSLGLGIRTVGDMGALPSELPSFALPQVPLTFETLRIILPYALTLAMVGLLESLMTAAIVDERTDTTSNKNRECAGQGLANVTAGLFGGMAGCAMIGQSVINVSSGGRGRLSTLWAGAFLLFLIVVLGPYVAQIPMAALVAVMIMVSINTFQWRSIRTLVTHPTTSSIVMLGTVAVVVATHDLAKGVLFGVVLSGLFFAHKVTRFFAVASSREGRTRTYRVTGQIFFATAEAFHAGFDFREEDLERVVIDLTQAHFWDLTAVNALDRVVLKFRHHAVPVEIVGLNAASATLVEKLGTHDKPGAALASGH; this is encoded by the coding sequence ATGAACCTCGTCCGCCTGCGGCGCGAATGGGCGCCCGACGTCACGCGCGAAATTCTGGCCGGCACCGTCGTCGCCCTCGCCCTCATCCCGGAGGCGATCGCCTTCTCGATCATCGCCGGGGTCGACCCGAAGGTCGGGCTCTACGCCTCGTTCTGCATCGCGGTGGTCACGGCCATTGCCGGCGGGCGCCCGGCGATGATCTCGGCCGCCACCGGCGCGATGGCGTTGGTGATGACGACGCTGGTGAAGGATCACGGCCTCGGCTACCTCTTCGCGGCGACGATCCTGACCGGCTTGATCCAGCTCGCCGCGGGCGCGTTCAAGCTCGGCAACCTGATGCGCTTCGTCTCGCGCTCGGTCGTCACCGGCTTCGTCAACGCGCTCGCCATCCTGATCTTCATGGCCCAGATGCCGGAGCTGATCGGCCGCGGGCCTGTCGTCTACGCCATGACCGCGGCCGGGCTCGCGCTGATCTACGGCCTGCCCTACCTGACGAAGGCCGTGCCCTCGGCGCTGGTGACGATCGTGCTGTTCACCGCCCTGTCGATGAGCCTCGGCCTCGGCATCCGCACCGTCGGCGACATGGGCGCCCTGCCGAGCGAGTTGCCGAGCTTTGCCCTGCCACAGGTGCCGCTGACCTTCGAGACCCTGCGGATCATCCTGCCCTACGCGCTGACGCTGGCCATGGTCGGCCTGCTCGAGAGCCTGATGACCGCGGCGATCGTGGATGAGCGCACCGACACCACCTCGAACAAGAACCGCGAATGTGCCGGCCAGGGGCTCGCCAATGTCACCGCCGGCCTGTTCGGCGGCATGGCCGGCTGCGCGATGATCGGCCAGTCGGTCATCAACGTCTCGTCGGGCGGCCGCGGCCGGCTCTCGACCCTGTGGGCCGGCGCCTTCCTGCTGTTCCTGATCGTGGTGCTCGGTCCCTACGTGGCGCAGATTCCGATGGCGGCGCTCGTCGCCGTGATGATCATGGTGTCGATCAACACCTTCCAGTGGCGCTCGATCCGTACGCTCGTCACCCACCCGACCACGTCGAGCATCGTGATGCTCGGCACCGTCGCGGTGGTGGTCGCCACCCACGACCTCGCCAAGGGCGTGCTGTTCGGCGTGGTGTTGAGCGGGCTGTTCTTCGCCCACAAGGTCACGCGGTTCTTCGCCGTCGCCTCCTCGCGCGAGGGCCGGACCCGCACCTACCGGGTGACGGGCCAGATCTTCTTTGCCACGGCGGAAGCCTTCCATGCCGGCTTCGACTTCCGCGAGGAGGATCTGGAGCGCGTGGTGATCGACCTGACGCAGGCCCATTTCTGGGACCTGACCGCCGTCAATGCGCTTGACCGGGTGGTGCTGAAGTTCCGCCACCACGCGGTGCCGGTGGAGATCGTCGGCCTCAACGCCGCCTCGGCGACGCTGGTCGAGAAGCTCGGCACCCACGACAAGCCGGGGGCGGCGCTGGCGTCGGGGCATTGA
- a CDS encoding TetR/AcrR family transcriptional regulator, which yields MRPWRSDPSDRRGYHHGNLKEALIEAARRFIAERGIGGFTLVDAARLVGVSPAALYRHFRGREALLEEVAERGFTELAERLARALRGPGTPLERFTRMGEAYLTFAEEEPGYYAAIFEARPLGPDGCAPAQAPRDRDAFGLLVEALRSTFPDGFSGSVDPRFVALEVWALSHGIATLAAAGRLPTGPGLPTKYDLLRAGVVAMVHGATARAG from the coding sequence GTGCGACCCTGGCGCAGTGACCCGTCCGACCGGCGCGGCTACCATCACGGCAACCTCAAGGAGGCCCTGATCGAGGCCGCGCGCCGCTTCATCGCGGAGCGCGGGATCGGCGGCTTCACCCTGGTCGACGCGGCCCGCCTCGTCGGCGTCTCGCCGGCGGCGCTCTACCGCCATTTCCGCGGCCGCGAGGCCCTGCTGGAAGAGGTGGCCGAGCGCGGCTTCACCGAGCTGGCCGAACGCCTGGCCCGGGCCCTGCGCGGCCCCGGCACGCCGCTGGAGCGCTTCACCCGGATGGGGGAGGCCTACCTGACCTTCGCCGAGGAGGAGCCGGGCTACTACGCGGCGATCTTCGAGGCCCGGCCCCTCGGGCCCGACGGCTGCGCTCCCGCCCAGGCGCCGCGGGACCGCGACGCCTTCGGGCTCCTGGTCGAGGCGCTGCGGAGCACCTTTCCCGATGGATTCTCGGGGAGCGTCGATCCGCGCTTCGTCGCGCTGGAAGTCTGGGCCTTGTCCCACGGCATCGCGACGCTCGCCGCCGCCGGCCGGCTGCCGACCGGGCCGGGCCTGCCGACCAAGTACGACCTCCTGCGGGCCGGGGTGGTCGCCATGGTGCATGGCGCGACGGCGCGGGCGGGGTAG